DNA from Actinoplanes sp. SE50/110:
GGTCCAGGAAGACGTGGTCGGCGTTCTGCTCGGTGAGACGACGGATCAGCCCCCCGACCGATCGCATCACCGCATCGAGGATCCGCGGGTTCGAGTGGACCAGGTCCATGAAGGCGGCCCGGGACAGCGACAGCGCCTGCGAGTCCTCGATCGCCTCGGCCGATGCGCTGCGGGTCAAGGCGTCCAGCAGCGACACCTCGCCCAGCACGTCCGGCGGGCGGACCACGGTGAGCACCGCGCGCTCACCGGTCGGCGCGGTGCGGAAGACCGCCACCGCGCCCCGTTTCATGATGATCAGCGAGTCGCCCGGATCGTGCTCGACGAAGAGGATCTGCCCCTTGCGGTAATGGCGCGGAACCGCCGCGGCGATCACCCGCTGTCGGACATCCGGCTCGAGCCCGGCGAACATTTCGACGCCGGTGAGCGCGTCACCGGAATCCGGCATGCGATGGTCCACGGCGTTATCCCTCCCCCCAGGGTGACCGCGTCCACCCGGCTGGTGCCGGCCCCCTGACGCGAACGATCACTCTTAGCACACGGCGCGCTCCGAGCGCCATTTCCCGACCGGACATCGACGCTCGCCACGTACGATCATGTCGTCTCAGTCGCTTTCTGTAAACACCTCATCGCCTTCTGTGATTGTCACCCTGGCTGTCCGTCGCATTTGGGTGGTGTGCCGTGATAATCCCGCGGTGCCGGAAGATGAGATTCTGCGAATCGCTCTGCGCGACCAGTGGCACCTGAATCCCAGCGGGATCACCGCGCTGCCGAGGGCCGTGATGTCGCGCGACTGGGAGGTCACCGCGGGACGTGAGCGCTACGTGGCCCGTCTCGTGGAGACCGCCGCGCGACTGCCCGCCGAAGCCGGTCTGGCCGCCGCCGTGCACCTGCGCGGCGTGCGGATCAGCGCCGGCGAACCGGTCCGGACCCTGGCCGGGCAGCTCACCGCCGAAACCCCGCTCGGGGCCCTCGCGGTGCTGCGCCGGCCACCCGGGCGCCACCTCGACGGCGCCGACCCGATCGACCAGCAGTGGTGGGGCGAACGGCTCGGCGCGGTCCACCGGGCCCTGGACGGCTTCGTGCACCCCGGGCTGCGGCCCTGGCAGCCGGTCGAAGCGGACGCGGCGCACCTGGACGCCGAACCGTGGCTGCGGCCCGCCGTCGCCGCCGCGGTCACCGCCGCCACCCGGCTCACCGTGACCGACCGGCTCACCTACGGGGTGCTGCACGGTGACCCGGCCCCCGAGGCGTTCGTCCTGGACGTCGACACCGGCCGCACCGGGCTGCTGCACTGCGGTACCAGCGGCACCGGGCCGCTCGTCTACGACGTGGCCGCCGCGGTGATCTACGCCGGCGGGCCGGACCGGGCCGCCGAACTGCTCGACGGCTACCGCTGCGCCGGGCCGGTGGCCGCCGACGAGCTGGAAGCCGCCCTGCCGGTGCTGCTGCGGCTGCGCTGGGCGGTGCTGGCCGAGCGGTCCGCCCGCCGGGGCTGCCCCACCGGGCTGGCGGCGGCGCGGGAGGCCCTGACGTCCATGCCCGGATGACGATGGGCGAGGATGTACCGCGATGGTCTACCGCTATTTCTACGACTGTGAATTCATCGAGGACGGCCGGCTCGTCGACCTGGTCTCGATCGGTGTCGTCGACGAGTTCGGCCGCGAGTTCTACGCGGTCAGCACCGAGTTCGACGACAGTCGCGCCGTGCCCTGGGTGCGCCGCAACGTGCTGGACAAGCTGCCGTCGCCGGCCGACAAGGCGTGGCGCAGCCGGGAGCGGATCCGTGAGGAGCTCTACGAGTTCCTGATGGAGCCGCTGCGCGGGCGTAACGAGCAGATGGAGCTCTGGGCGTGGTACGCGGCGTACGACCACGTGGCGCTGGCCCAGCTGTGGGGGGCGATGCCGGCCCTGCCGCGGGAGATCCCGCGGTTCACCAAGGACCTGCGCCAGCGGTGGGACGACCGGGGACGGCCGGCGCTGCCGGAGATGGCCGGGCGGCATGACGCACTGGTCGACGCGCGGCACAACCTGGCGCGCTGGCAGGCCATGGGGTCCGGTTCCTAGCTTCTACCGGGGCCCGTGGCGACCCGCCTCGTGGCGACGTGGGCCCGTGGCGACGTGGGCCCGTGGCGATGTGGGCCCGCGGCGACCTAGGTCCTCTTGATCGAGGGCACGCAGTCGTCGACGACGGCCTCGACGTCGGCCTGGGTCATCGCCGGGCCGAGGTCGCCGTTGTCCGGCCGGGCGCGGAGG
Protein-coding regions in this window:
- a CDS encoding Crp/Fnr family transcriptional regulator translates to MPDSGDALTGVEMFAGLEPDVRQRVIAAAVPRHYRKGQILFVEHDPGDSLIIMKRGAVAVFRTAPTGERAVLTVVRPPDVLGEVSLLDALTRSASAEAIEDSQALSLSRAAFMDLVHSNPRILDAVMRSVGGLIRRLTEQNADHVFLDLPGRVAKTLVRLSGESQAPMITIELNQSQLAEMAGGSRQSVNQAIGSFANRGWLRTEGRRIVVTDVQALKRRAGMN
- a CDS encoding phosphotransferase enzyme family protein, which produces MPEDEILRIALRDQWHLNPSGITALPRAVMSRDWEVTAGRERYVARLVETAARLPAEAGLAAAVHLRGVRISAGEPVRTLAGQLTAETPLGALAVLRRPPGRHLDGADPIDQQWWGERLGAVHRALDGFVHPGLRPWQPVEADAAHLDAEPWLRPAVAAAVTAATRLTVTDRLTYGVLHGDPAPEAFVLDVDTGRTGLLHCGTSGTGPLVYDVAAAVIYAGGPDRAAELLDGYRCAGPVAADELEAALPVLLRLRWAVLAERSARRGCPTGLAAAREALTSMPG
- a CDS encoding polyadenylate-specific 3'-exoribonuclease AS, giving the protein MVYRYFYDCEFIEDGRLVDLVSIGVVDEFGREFYAVSTEFDDSRAVPWVRRNVLDKLPSPADKAWRSRERIREELYEFLMEPLRGRNEQMELWAWYAAYDHVALAQLWGAMPALPREIPRFTKDLRQRWDDRGRPALPEMAGRHDALVDARHNLARWQAMGSGS